The proteins below are encoded in one region of Thermosulfurimonas marina:
- a CDS encoding TetR/AcrR family transcriptional regulator, whose product MRGGQATREKILREALRLFQERGLAETSISDIEAAAGVSKGALYFHFPSKEALALAALDKAREDFKRFLREAFAQEPPRAALRRFLEKIYEKLSQEGFHTGCLFGNTAIEVANRPGPIRDFIEETFEEWKTSLAGVLREAQARGCLCREHSPEDLALFLIAALEGAILLCRLKKEGGPLRKVMTLLEALMPFEKGGEKI is encoded by the coding sequence ATGAGGGGAGGACAGGCCACCCGGGAAAAGATCCTTAGAGAGGCCCTGAGGCTCTTTCAGGAAAGGGGGCTGGCCGAGACCAGCATCTCCGACATCGAGGCTGCGGCCGGGGTGAGCAAGGGGGCCCTTTACTTTCACTTTCCGAGCAAGGAGGCCCTGGCCCTGGCCGCCCTGGACAAGGCCCGGGAGGACTTCAAGCGGTTTCTCCGGGAGGCCTTCGCCCAGGAGCCTCCGCGGGCGGCCCTGCGGCGATTTTTGGAAAAGATATATGAAAAACTCTCTCAGGAAGGCTTCCATACCGGCTGTCTTTTCGGAAATACGGCCATTGAAGTAGCCAACCGCCCCGGGCCCATCCGGGATTTCATTGAGGAGACCTTTGAGGAGTGGAAGACCTCCCTGGCCGGGGTCCTGCGCGAGGCCCAGGCCCGGGGGTGTCTCTGCCGGGAGCACTCTCCGGAGGATCTGGCCCTTTTCCTCATAGCCGCGCTGGAGGGGGCCATCCTCCTTTGTCGGCTCAAAAAAGAGGGAGGGCCGCTCCGCAAGGTGATGACCCTTCTTGAAGCCCTAATGCCCTTCGAAAAAGGAGGTGAAAAGATATGA